The proteins below come from a single Esox lucius isolate fEsoLuc1 chromosome 7, fEsoLuc1.pri, whole genome shotgun sequence genomic window:
- the LOC105011208 gene encoding erythrocyte band 7 integral membrane protein, which produces METQVKSAGKRRDLRQDDLIAEVGSGGLGCCGWLLVILSGLLTFFLFPFTIWFCIKIVQEYERAVIFRLGRITDRKAKGPGIFFVLPCTDSFVKVDLRTVSFDIPPQEILTKDSVTVCVDGVVYFRVSDPISSVANVSNADFSTRLLAQTTLRNVLGTKNLAELLSDREGISHSMQASLDEATDPWGIMVERVEIKDVKLPQQLQRAMAAEAEASREARAKVIAAEGEMNASRALKEASLVISESPSGLQLRYLQTLTTIAAEKNSTIIFPLPMDVISHFMRK; this is translated from the exons CTGAAGTGGGTTCAGGAGGCCTGGGTTGCTGTGGCTGGTTACTTGTCATCCTTTCTGGTCTGTTAACTTTCTTCCTGTTTCCCTTCACCATCTGGTTCTGCATAAAG ATAGTTCAGGAGTATGAACGGGCTGTCATCTTCAGACTGGGCCGGATTACAGATCGGAAAGCCAAGGGACCCG GTATCTTCTTTGTACTGCCATGCACTGACTCCTTTGTGAAAGTGGACCTGAGAACCGTGTCATTTGACATCCCTCCCCAGGAG atcCTGACTAAGGACTCCGTGACGGTGTGTGTTGATGGGGTCGTGTACTTCCGGGTCAGTGACCCCATCTCCTCTGTGGCAAATGTGTCCAACGCAGACTTCTCAACCCGACTCCTGGCCCAGACCACCCTGAGGAACGTCCTGGGAACCAAGAACCTGGCAGAGCTGCTGTCAGACCGTGAGGGAATCTCACACAGCATGCAG GCCAGTCTGGATGAGGCTACTGACCCATGGGGCATCATGGTAGAGCGTGTGGAGATTAAGGATGTGAAGCTGCCCCAACAGTTGCAGAGAGCCATGGCAGCAGAGGCAGAGGCCAGCCGAGAGGCCAGAGCGAAG GTGATAGCAGCAGAGGGGGAGATGAACGCCTCCCGAGCCCTGAAGGAGGCGTCTCTAGTGATCTCAGAGTCTCCGTCTGGTCTCCAGCTGCGTTACCTCCAGACCCTCACCACCATCGCTGCAGAGAAGAACTCCACCATCATCTTCCCTCTGCCCATGGATGTCATCAGCCACTTCATGAGGAAGTGA